One window from the genome of Myripristis murdjan chromosome 6, fMyrMur1.1, whole genome shotgun sequence encodes:
- the stra6 gene encoding receptor for retinol uptake stra6, whose product MDDDALMDYEYPELDPLPSKIEVEIIPPCDPTADERLYHICIAAISLVVMLILAILARRTKLGKGQKGLPGLLSPVNFLDHTQHKGLAVAVFGVLLCKLCGMVIAPNPLPFSTDSENKQNWMILALFYYPALYYPLLACGTLHNKVGYVLGSLLSWTHFGVQVWQKIDCPKTPQIHKYYSLFSSLPQIACLAFLSFQYPLLLFKGLKGTEKSNATEDLNSSYYKDYVKRILKKKQPAKISTSSTEKPKLTQRIIDAVKAYIYTPEDVFRFPLKLAISGVVSFISLYQMALLLVLLVVPTLQSARMGVDEEIAMVLSGFKIELSPDKAEVVRIVVHYIWCVEVSYISAMTLACLINLAMLMRSMVLHRSNLKGLYRGDIYNVYNCQRSIRPSRPALVCWMGYTSFTAAHLCFGMIVQTMVFFLCLLITVFLIIMPVFHGQNLILFKLLWSMWPFWLMLLLAVVLQHITARFCFIKKTAGTRDLDNRGSLFLLTYLLFPVNVLIGVLLGLWRMVITALFNIVHLGRMDISLLNRNVEAFDPAYRCYAHYLKIEVSQSHPVMKAFCGMLLQSAGQEGSAAQRARDAEEGIQLVQEKKQLRVSSAKRARGHWQLLYTLVNNPSLVGTRKHFQRQTTESFLNGSLNRTAKDGSKKEAGTKEAEEAASN is encoded by the exons CTTGTTGTCATGCTGATCCTCGCTATCTTGGCCAGGCGCACAAAGCTGGGAAAAGGACAGAAGGGACTCCCAGGTTTACTCAG TCCGGTGAACTTCCTGGACCACACCCAGCACAAGGGCCTGGCAGTGGCTGTGTTTGGAGTACTCCTCTGCAAACTATGTGGCATGGTGATCGCGCCAaaccccctccccttctccacAGACTCAGAGAACAAAC AGAACTGGATGATTCTTGCCCTGTTCTATTACCCCGCTCTATACTACCCTCTCCTGGCATGTGGCACCTTACATAATAAAGTTGGCTATGTGCTTGGCAGTCTGTTGTCATGGACACACTTTGGTGTTCAGGTCTGGCAGAAAATTGACTGCCCCAAAACACCTCAG aTCCACAAGTACtactcccttttctccagcctgCCCCAGATAGCTTGCCTGGCATTCCTCAGTTTCCAGTATCCCCTTCTCCTATTCAAGGGCTTAAAGGGCACTGAAAAAAGCAATGCTACTGAG GATCTAAACAGCAGCTATTATAAAGACTATGTGAAGAGAATCCTGAAGAAAAAGCAGCCTGCTAAAATCAG CACATCAAGCACAGAGAAACCCAAACTCACTCAAAGAATAATTGATGCTGTGAAGGCTTACATTTATACACCAGAGGATG ttttccGTTTCCCGCTGAAATTGGCGATATCTGGTGTAGTGTCATTTATTTCCCTATACCAG ATGgcactgctgctggtgctgctggtggtgcCAACTCTCCAGTCCGCCCGCATGGGAGTCGATGAAGAGATTGCCATGGTGTTATCAGGCTTCAAGATTGAGCTGTCCCCAGACAAAGCAGAAGTGGTCAGGATAGTGGTCCATTACATATGGTGTGTAGAAG tGTCCTATATCTCTGCAATGACCCTGGCCTGCTTGATCAACCTGGCAATGCTCATGAGGTCCATGGTTCTGCATCG GTCAAACCTGAAGGGGCTGTACAGAGGAGATATTTATAATGTGTACAACTGCCAGAGAAGCATCAGGCCGTCTCGCCCAGCACTGGTCTGCTGGATGGGATACACCAGTTTCACTGCAGCACACCTCTGCTTTG GCATGATCGTCCAAACCATGGTGTTCTTCCTCTGCCTTCTGATCACAGTCTTCCTCATTATCATGCCCGTCTTTCATGGGCAGAATCTAATACTCTTTAAACTCCTGTGGAGCATGTG GCCCTTCTGGTTGATGCTCCTCTTGGCTGTTGTTCTTCAACATATCACTGCCAGGTTTTGCTTTatcaaaaaaacagcaggcaCACGCGACCTAGACAATAG GGGCAGTCTGTTCCTGCTGACCTACCTGCTGTTTCCAGTCAATGTCCTGATTGGGGTACTGCTGGGACTGTGGCGCATGGTCATCACAGCCCTGTTCAACATCGTCCATTTGGGACGCATGGATATCAGTCTCCTTAACCGCAATGTGGAGGCATTTGACCCAG CCTACCGCTGCTATGCTCATTATCTGAAGATTGAGGTGAGCCAGTCTCACCCTGTGATGAAGGCCTTCTGTGGGATGCTGCTCCAGTCTGCGGGCCAGGAGGGCAGCGCTGCACAGAGGGCACGGGATGCTGAGGAAG GGATCCAGCTGGTCCAGGAGAAGAAACAGCTCAGAGTGTCCAGTGCCAAGAGAGCTCGTGGGCACTGGCAGCTCCTCTACACCCTGGTCAACAACCCCTCCCTGGTGGGCACCAGGAAGCACTTTCAGCGTCAGACCACAGAGAGCTTTCTGAATGGAAGCCTCAACCGCACCGCCAAGGACGGGAGCAAAAAGGAGGCAGGAACCAAGGAGGCAGAGGAAGCTGCCAGCAACTGA
- the islr2 gene encoding immunoglobulin superfamily containing leucine-rich repeat protein 2, whose protein sequence is MATRFLQLLALWTTVIGMVQCCPEQCSCLDKYTHQFADCAYKDLLLVPVGLPSNVTTLGLSANKIKLLKSKSFVNVTQVTSLWLAHNEIVTIETDTFAPLTQLRNLDISYNKIVYFPWEDLHNLTALQLLKMNNNEMINLPKDAFSNLKELRSLRINNNKFTTIVQGTFDALSSMSHLQIFNNPFSCSCSLEWLRDWITSTKISVPEESSILCEAPEHLRGVLVTKMPKLDCKAPTVSITYQPNIENTEIYEGYMVILNCEAKGSPKPDVSWHVNAGNQMLHFTLPSTAERNDVPINDKTSNNRILIFQNGTLIIPRMSKKEDGNYSCSAANDLGKAEISVKVTLAGTQKHATNSMLDSTVEKIRPAINNPAGPKLSKNSVTNWPKFEEKSKNIATGSSVKHDNTEKTGHVSENPSFAGKCGISDGNEYVSNHAFNLSLDDLKQYTFDFGVIALEVSETQAKVQLNPLQPPSSKSNLHLSHTENLETVNKEPFSLYQSSTNKTPLDMLYLCVNTGNGHSIVKWSKIEEGVNAYHFHGLQPGTNYTLCLTYGGQDCQVQVVFTTRKKIPSLLIIVVVSTFLLALATVPLLGATCCHLLYKYQGKTYKLIMKAQNPDQLEKQMAGDFDPRASFVESEKNFTTSELGEGEGEAEGEEGDGEGDGEGSVVTESIPASSSKTNPEEFEVGSEYSDRLPLGAEAVNISEEINGNYKQPSR, encoded by the coding sequence ATGGCAACAAGGTTCCTGCAGCTCCTTGCCTTGTGGACTACTGTGATTGGCATGGTGCAGTGTTGCCCAGAGCAATGCAGCTGCCTGGACAAATACACTCATCAGTTTGCTGACTGCGCTTACAAAGACCTGCTCCTGGTACCTGTGGGTCTCCCCTCCAATGTCACCACCCTGGGTCTTTCTGCCAATAAGATCAAATTGTTGAAGAGTAAAAGCTTCGTTAATGTCACTCAGGTGACCTCTCTCTGGCTGGCCCACAATGAGATAGTCACCATAGAGACGGACACCTTCGCCCCACTGACCCAGCTTCGCAACCTGGACATCAGCTACAAcaaaattgtttattttccGTGGGAGGATCTGCACAACCTCACAGCCCTCCAGCTtctgaaaatgaataataatgagaTGATTAACCTTCCCAAGGATGCCTTTTCCAATCTCAAGGAACTGAGGTCGCTACGCATCAACAACAATAAGTTCACTACCATCGTGCAGGGCACTTTTGATGCCCTCTCCTCCATGTCCCACCTTCAGATCTTTAACAATCCATTCAGCTGCTCCTGCAGCCTGGAATGGCTGAGGGATTGGATCACATCCACCAAGATTTCTGTCCCAGAGGAGAGCTCCATTTTATGTGAGGCCCCTGAACACCTGAGAGGTGTGTTGGTTACAAAGATGCCCAAACTCGACTGCAAGGCCCCCACTGTCAGTATAACCTACCAGCCCAACATTGAAAATACAGAGATCTATGAGGGCTATATGGTTATCTTAAACTGTGAGGCCAAAGGGAGCCCCAAACCAGATGTCAGCTGGCATGTGAATGCGGGAAATCAAATGCTTCATTTCACATTGCCTTCCACTGCTGAGAGAAATGATGTGCCTATCAATGATAAAACAAGCAACAATCGAATCCTCATCTTTCAAAACGGCACCCTCATTATTCCTCGCATGAGTAAAAAGGAAGATGGAAATTATAGCTGCTCTGCTGCCAATGATTTAGGTAAGGCAGAGATTAGTGTTAAAGTGACACTGGCCGGTACCCAAAAACATGCCACCAACTCCATGCTTGATTCTACAGTGGAAAAGATTCGTCCAGCTATTAACAACCCTGCAGGTCCTAAGCTCTCCAAAAACAGTGTGACCAACTGGCCCAAGTTTGAAGAAAAGAGCAAGAACATTGCCACTGGTTCATCAGTCAAACATGACAACACAGAGAAGACTGGTCATGTTTCAGAGAACCCTTCTTTTGCAGGCAAGTGTGGTATCAGTGATGGGAATGAATACGTCTCCAACCACGCCTTCAACCTGAGCCTGGACGACCTCAAGCAGTATACTTTTGATTTTGGTGTCATTGCGTTGGAAGTGTCAGAAACGCAGGCCAAAGTGCAGCTGAATCCTCTTCAGCCTCCCAGTAGCAAGTCCAACCTTCACCTCAGTCACACTGAAAACCTGGAAACAGTCAACAAAGAGCCCTTTAGCTTATACCAGTCCTCCACCAATAAAACCCCTCTGGACATGTTATACCTCTGTGTAAACACAGGCAATGGACACTCTATAGTTAAGTGGTCCAAGATAGAGGAGGGGGTTAATGCCTATCACTTCCATGGTTTACAGCCTGGCACTAATTACACACTCTGCCTCACCTATGGGGGGCAGGACTGCCAAGTTCAAGTCGTCTTCACAACTAGGAAGAAAATCCCCTCACTACTGATCATCGTGGTTGTCAGCACTTTCCTACTGGCTCTGGCCACCGTTCCTTTGCTGGGGGCCACTTGCTGCCATTTGTTGTACAAGTACCAAGGAAAGACCTACAAGCTGATTATGAAGGCTCAGAATCCGGATCAGTTGGAGAAACAAATGGCTGGAGATTTTGATCCCAGAGCGTCTTTTGTGGAATCAGAGAAAAACTTCACCACCAGTGAGttaggagagggagagggagaggccgAGGGAGAAGAAGGCGacggagagggagacggagaggggAGCGTGGTGACGGAGTCCATCCCTGCATCCTCATCCAAAACCAACCCGGAGGAATTTGAGGTGGGCTCGGAGTACAGTGACAGGTTACCGCTGGGAGCCGAGGCAGTCAACATCTCCGAGGAAATCAACGGCAACTACAAGCAGCCAAGTCGCTGA
- the LOC115360093 gene encoding LOW QUALITY PROTEIN: immunoglobulin superfamily containing leucine-rich repeat protein 2-like (The sequence of the model RefSeq protein was modified relative to this genomic sequence to represent the inferred CDS: substituted 1 base at 1 genomic stop codon): MATRFLQLLALWTAVIGMVQCCPEQCSCLDKYTHQFADCAYKDLLLVPVGLPSNVNTLSLSANKIKLLKSKSFVNVTQVTSLWLAHNEIVTIETDTFAPLTQIRNLDISYNKIVYFPWGDLHNLTALQLLKMNNNEMINLPKDAFSNLKELRSLRINNNKFTTIVQGTFDALSSMSHLQIFNNPFSCSCSLEWLRDWITSTKISVPEESSILCEAPEHLRGVLVTKMPKLDCKAPTVSITYQPNIENTEIYEGYMVILNCEAKGSPKPDVRWHVNAGNQMLHFTLPSTAERSDVPINDKTSNNRILIFQNGTLIIPRMSKKEDGNYSCSAANDLGKAEISVKVTLAGTSKHATHSMLDFTVEKIRPAINNPAGPKLSKNSVTNWPKFEEKSKNIATGSSVKHDNTERAGHVSENPSFAGKCGISDGNEYVSNHAFNLSLDDLKQYTFDFGVIALEVXETQAKVQLNPLQPSSSKSNLHLSQPENRETVNKEPFSLYQSSTNKTPLDMLYLCVNTGNGHSIVKWSKIEEGVNAYHFHCLQPGTNYTLCLTYGGQDCQVQVVFTTRKKIPSLLIIVVVSTFLLALATVPLLGATCCHLLYQGKTYKLIMKAQNPDQLEKQMAGDFDPRASFVESEKNFTTSE; the protein is encoded by the coding sequence ATGGCAACAAGGTTCCTGCAGCTCCTTGCCTTGTGGACTGCTGTGATTGGCATGGTGCAGTGTTGCCCAGAGCAATGCAGCTGCCTGGACAAATACACTCATCAGTTTGCTGACTGCGCTTACAAAGACCTGCTCCTGGTACCTGTGGGTCTGCCCTCCAATGTCAACACCCTTAGTCTTTCTGCCAATAAGATCAAATTGTTGAAGAGTAAAAGCTTCGTTAATGTCACTCAGGTGACCTCTCTCTGGCTGGCCCACAATGAGATAGTCACCATAGAGACGGACACTTTCGCTCCACTGACCCAGATTCGCAACCTGGACATCAGCTACAAcaaaattgtttattttccatGGGGGGATCTGCACAACCTCACAGCCCTCCAGCTtctgaaaatgaataataatgagaTGATTAACCTTCCCAAGGATGCCTTTTCCAATCTCAAGGAACTGAGGTCGCTACGCATCAACAACAATAAGTTCACTACCATCGTGCAGGGCACTTTTGATGCCCTCTCCTCCATGTCCCACCTTCAGATCTTTAACAATCCATTCAGCTGCTCCTGCAGCCTGGAATGGCTGAGGGATTGGATCACATCCACCAAGATTTCTGTCCCAGAGGAGAGCTCCATTTTATGTGAGGCCCCTGAACACCTGAGAGGTGTGTTGGTTACAAAGATGCCCAAACTCGACTGCAAGGCCCCCACTGTCAGTATAACCTACCAGCCCAACATTGAAAATACAGAGATCTATGAGGGCTATATGGTTATCTTAAACTGTGAGGCCAAAGGGAGCCCCAAACCAGATGTCAGGTGGCATGTGAATGCAGGAAATCAGATGCTTCATTTCACACTGCCTTCCACTGCTGAGAGAAGTGATGTGCCTATCAATGATAAAACAAGCAACAATCGAATCCTCATCTTTCAAAACGGCACCCTCATTATTCCTCGCATGAGTAAAAAGGAAGATGGAAATtacagctgctctgctgccaaTGATTTAGGTAAGGCAGAGATTAGTGTTAAAGTGACACTGGCTGGCACCTCAAAACATGCCACCCACTCCATGCTTGATTTTACAGTGGAAAAGATTCGTCCAGCTATTAACAACCCTGCAGGTCCTAAGCTCTCCAAAAACAGTGTGACCAACTGGCCCAAGTTTGAAGAAAAGAGCAAGAACATTGCCACTGGTTCATCAGTCAAACATGACAACACAGAGAGGGCTGGTCATGTTTCAGAGAACCCTTCTTTTGCAGGCAAGTGTGGTATCAGTGATGGGAATGAATATGTCTCCAACCACGCCTTCAACCTGAGCCTGGACGACCTCAAGCAGTATACTTTTGATTTTGGTGTCATTGCGTTGGAAGTGTGAGAGACGCAGGCCAAAGTGCAGCTGAATCCTCTTCAGCCTTCTAGTAGCAAGTCCAACCTTCACCTCAGTCAACCTGAAAACCGGGAAACAGTCAACAAAGAGCCCTTCAGTTTATACCAGTCCTCCACCAATAAAACCCCTCTGGACATGTTATACCTCTGTGTAAACACAGGCAATGGACACTCTATAGTTAAGTGGTCCAAGATAGAGGAGGGGGTCAATGCCTATCACTTCCATTGTTTACAGCCTGGCACTAATTACACACTCTGCCTCACCTATGGGGGGCAGGACTGCCAAGTTCAAGTCGTCTTCACAACTAGGAAGAAAATCCCCTCACTACTGATCATCGTGGTTGTCAGCACTTTCCTACTGGCTCTGGCCACCGTTCCTTTGCTGGGGGCCACTTGCTGCCATTTGTTGTACCAAGGAAAGACCTACAAGCTCATTATGAAGGCTCAGAATCCGGATCAGTTGGAGAAACAAATGGCTGGAGATTTTGATCCCAGAGCGTCTTTTGTGGAATCAGAGAAAAACTTCACCACCAGTgagtga